Genomic window (Ferrimicrobium sp.):
CCTATGGATCCAGCGGATCAACGCTGCGGCACGCCTCAATGGCACCAGCTATTCGCGGCTGATGTTTCAGATGAAGGAGGCCGGCGTCGAGGTCGATCGCAAGATCCTGGCTGATCTGGCCGTGACCGATCCGGGTGCCTTCGCTCGACTGGTGAGTTCCGTTTCTGGTCGCTAGCGCCATCAGAGCGGCAACGCAGGCTGAGCTAGTTCAGCTTCGTGAGCTCACACGT
Coding sequences:
- the rplT gene encoding 50S ribosomal protein L20 → MARVKRSINSKKHRRKILELASGYYGNKSRSYRAAHEQVMHSLQYAYRDRRARKGEFRRLWIQRINAAARLNGTSYSRLMFQMKEAGVEVDRKILADLAVTDPGAFARLVSSVSGR